GTCTGTGTTTATTTAGTttactgaagaagatgaagtcggAAGTTAGTTAGAGTCTGATATGTTGTTGGTTGTTTGTTACATTTTACATCTTTTCTATCATCGTAGCTAAATCGggaaaaatggtccccactACTGTTTACGTGTTGTTTTTGGGAAATCATCAACCTAACCCAGTAGTTAGTTATTTGAATTTCCCTAGTTAAATTTTTTCCCCTTGAGTCGTGCATGCGTACGTACTTTTCCTGTTTCCTAGGTCAATTAGATATATTAATTGTCTTTCATTTCCTCTGAGTAGTTAAAACAAACTTAACCCatgagttgcgtggcagcagccaaacctcTTCCAAATCCTCTGGCGAATAGTAgaatgggttaaggttttgaagcgATTGAGAGTGTCCCAATGATATATTCAGATAGTTTTGAGATTTGCTAGACCTAGCGGTTGGGTGAATCCTCTGGACATGTTTGATTGACACACCTGCAGCGCACACTCTTCCTATCGAGCAACTTCAACAATATAATAAAATTCCATCTCTTTTATATTGTTTAATTGTTGTCTCTAATTTATCATTCTTTATCATATTTGTGTGCAATCTTAAATTCTTTAACTTTTTCATGTTCTTCTATTAGTCATTAGTTATATTCATCATTTGATTAAAAAACTATGGCTAAAtcaattttagaatttaattttCACGTAACAGATGGAGAAATTTCTTGAAAGAGAGAATTAATACCATCAATTGGAGAAGGATCAAGTGATGATCACTCAAAAAGAAAACATGTGGAAATCAACGAGGATTTGATGAAGAAAGAAAATTTTGAGTTATCATCCTAATGACCGTGATAGAATTAGAAGTGATTGTATCAGATGGATATACTAAttggaagaaaaaagaaaaaatcaacGAGGATTTGATGAAGCAACAACAACATATCCAATTTGCTTTGCAAAGCAATCAACACAAGCATTCCCATTCAAAAGGATTATCGCACTCGATTGACGGCTTCTCTTGACTGTATCTGTTTTCTTCTATCTCAAGGTATGGCATTCCGTGGTCATGATGAATCAATAGAGTCTACAAATCAAGGCAATTTTCTTATGCTCCTACATTTTTCTTGCTGGTTATATTGATGATATAAAGAAGGTTGTCTTGAATAATGCTCCGGGAAATCAAAAAATGATAGCTCCTGAAATTCAAAAATATCTTGTATGTGCTTGTGCTATGGAGACTACTAATGCTATTCTCCATGAATTAGGTGTTGAATACTTTTCTATATTACTTGATGAAGCTCGTGATATATCAGTTAAGGAACAAATGGCGCTAGCTCTAAAATTTTTCGTTTCAAAAGGATGTGTGGTTGAACGATTTCTTGGTATTGTTCATGTAAAAGACACCAAAGCTTCCTCATTAAAAGCGGCTATAGAAGTTTTGTTTTTGAGGCATAATTTGAGCTTGTCTAAAGCGCGAGGGTAAGGTTATGATGGAGTAAGTAACATGCGAGGTGAATTTAATGGACTCAAGGCATTGATCCTACAAGAGAACTCTTCTGACTATTATGTTCATTGTTTTGCTCATCAATTACAACTAGTTCTTGTTGTCAGGGTCTAATCAAGAAAGAAGTCTTCAAAGAGCTGGTGATACACGTTGGGGTCTCATTATAGGTCATTGGTAAATTTGTCGATCGTGTTCACTCCAGTTATTGATGTTCTCCAAACCATTGATGACGACAATCTTGGCAGTCACGAATCAACTATCTTTGGCATTGCAAGGAAAGATCAAGATATTGTGAATGCGATGACCTTAGTTGAAGAAGCAAAATAACATCTACATGATATGCGGGATGAAGGATGTGAGTCTCTGATCAGCgaagtatttattttatatctatattttctAAAAAGAATGATATTGAAATCTTAGATATGAAGGATATGTATAAGACTCCTGGCCGACCTCGAAGGAAAGATGAAGTTTTGACTAACTTGAATTATTTCAGGTTTGAGCTTTTTAATGGTGTGATCGATTGGCAACTACAAGAATTCAACAATCGCTTCAATGTGGCTAACACAAATTTGCTTCTTTGCGTGTCTTGCTTAAGCCCCGAGAGTTCCTTTGCTGCTTTTAACAAATCCAAATTGATTGAACTTGCTCATTGTTATCCTTTGGAATTCTCTGAGGTTAGTTTTCGGTTGCTTGACAAACAACTCGAGACTTCCGCGACATGATATCACATGAAGAGTTCTCAAATCTTGAAAGTATGGGAGATCTTTCTCAGAGGTTAGTTGCTACATGAAAACATATTGTCTATCCTTTGGTTTATTTACTTGTGAAGTTGGCTTTGGTCCTACTAGTTGCTACCACATCAGTTGACAAATATTTTTCGGCTATGAAAATTGTGAAAAGCAGTCTTCGTAATAAGAAGGGAGACTCTTGGATGAATGATTGTTTGATTACTTATATTGAGAGAGAGATATTTTGCAAGATTGATGCTGAAAGAATTTTGAATAGTTTTCAAGTTATGAGACCTCGTCTGGAACAACTGTAATTGTTTAGttcatatttaatatattttataatctTTATCATTTTATGTTTATTCATTTAGGGTTCATTTAGgggtgtgatccgttgctaaaTTTTCTTAAGTTACTAATTTGCTAAATTATTaatgcaatgtattaaaaatatcaacacgatgATAGTGAAATGTCAATATAAACTTAAATTGATGTTTTAGTGGattatgttgacattgatatttaaatgtcaacatagtttattaaaatgtcaacacaaatatgtgttgacattttaatgtgatcgtattgatatttttaatacactacgttgataagttagcaagttagcaatttatgATAAGTTATCTTTTTAACGCACTcctattcatttatttgtgtatatttatatttttgccccCTCTCATACAATTTTCTAGCTTCGCCCCTGTCTAAATCTAGAATGTTTGGATCATGATCCAAACAAGAATGCATCTAAACCCATAAATgtagcccaaatcttggccctagggtTAGGTGATCTagtggtcaataattaaccagaaacacggaaggtcattaTTAATCACTTTTAGGTCGTTTTATAAAATTTGCATTAGAtgtcatttttaaaacatattaGGTCATCCTTAATTCAAACGAccaaaaaataaactaacaatgTCCTAACAATTCCCTAAGTATgattttgttatgtgtttttgtaTTAAGATCTAGTATTGCGTAGATCAAAACCCCTTATATATATGTGTAGGGATGCAATCAATTGATAGCTATATTGACCACTTCAACCAAATCTACACCATTAGAGCATGCACAGCGGTGTCCTTGCCGACGGACGTGCTCTTGCCGTCGACAAGGACAAGCCctgtccgccgctgtgctcttgccgacggcagggcgctgctctatgcatagagcacgtctgtgccaacggcaagagcacgaggcgTCGACAtggcatgctctgattggcccgttggtttatcatttttttataattttttaaaaaaatctaaaaaatctaaaaaattcaaatttaataaaaaaattattttcccattttctaataaaatatatccatttttttcacacttttaatttatttttttattatttttaccccaaaattcatactttcatctataaatactctcatttcaaacacaaaaaaatgacactataccaaacaactctctcaatctcaatttttaggattttaattatgtaatttgtaatttttaggattttaattatgtaattttttaatttttttataatttgtaatattattccgggtaattttaatgcattttaatattgcagaaatgtttttattaaaattgaataatagaatggtgggacccttgagcttgttcttgcggaagagcacgtaTATGGGTGttatgctcttgcctaagagcagacagtaaaagtgggtcctgacccacatccgtgctcgttggcaagggcacggatgtggatgctcttagttttTAAAATCCGAGGGTCCACAGTATTCCATGTggaatttatttttgaatttatttattaataaaaggGCAGAATTGTCATTTTGCACATTATTGCATGAAGCGTTCGATTTTCTTTCCATACATGATTTTCTTTCTCCGAATCTGCTCAGTATTCACGATCAATTATTTCCTATTTcaatccaaaatcttccttaAGTTCAGCGTCATTTCAGTATATTTCCGCGATTGCAATTCTGCGCAAATCTGCTGCAATTACACGATCAACTTTTGTTGTGTTCTACGTTTCCAGTTTAACGATCACAATTCTGAGCAAATCTCCTTAAATTGGATGATCTATCCTACTGCTTTATATTGTATTTGCTGATTTTAGGTTGATTTCACCAATTTCATGTTGATTTAATAGATTTCAGATTGTATTTGGTGAATTAGATGCCCAATCAATCCTACTGCTTTTTTTTCCAGTTTGTTGGTTTAATTCCAGCTCATAATCGACGCTCTAATGGATTCTTCATCTAGCAGAGATCTGCCAGAAGATTTATTCTACGATTTTCATCTGTATTATGAATTTAGTTCATTAGTTCAACACAAAATCAGCATATTATTGTTGTTAATCTTCCAATTGGCATTGTTAAGTTTTCTACTGATATATTTTGTTAATAGATAGTTCTTGCATTCATTgttgattttgttattccaaTTTGCAATGTTGATTTGAGGCCATGCCCGGGTCAAAATTTCAATTCACTTGAAGATGCTAtttcattttatgaaattatgcCTGGAAGGtttgtgtcacgaccgccctttagggttaataaatacgggcgatcatgattaaaagaacttaataaacagacgaaggaaactagggtttcaataaagaatttgaccaataattaatatttaataaaaagggccaagaggttgacattatccaaataattaggttcaaagctaaatgaataataagtaaaaacaatgtctcagcgaaagcgttcaagagaaagagtgacgtcatgtgtgaagacacaacgacactcgtagtttACGACTAACCAAAAcatgcttcaattttaaattgctcaacaccaaTGTTTGTAAGTCGTCCGATATATCGTGATATATCGCCTGTATCGGTAGGCCAAGGGTCGATACACACCCAGATGCGACTTAGGCGACTAACATTCGAGTCGTCCGATATATCGCGCGACTCGACCGATTAGTCGCCTGATCGAGTCGAGGACGACTTAATGGGCTTCACTCCAGATTGGGCCAGGCGGACAGGTAGGTGTCTATTCAGCCCATTAGGGTTTCTTTATACATCCCCCACACCCCCTCCCCACGTCCTCCTCCTCCAGAACTGCAGCCGCCGCCGACGCTCCCTCCACCTCCAGAAACTGAAGAACGCCGCTGCCTCTCCTGGACACGCCTCCGGCCTGCCTCATCCGCCGCCTCTCCTCATTCAGGATGAACTCTAGTTCCTGTTGTAATTTGAAGTATATATTGCATATTTTACATGTGTAAAAGGGCAAGTCGCCcgatatatcgatatatatcggtCTTGAGGGACCTGGATGACTTGTCTGGTGAGTCGCCCGACTTACTATCGATATATCAACTAAGTCGACCGATATATCGACTGAGTCGATATATCGGTCCTATGGCGACGCGGTTCGATTCACCGACTTAAAAacattgctcaacaccaccaattgctcgtcgccgctcaacctgcacatagggaaaacacatgcagggctgagtacttaatatactcagtggctaatgccgaaaacatttgatgaaagttatgtcatccataccatagtgaactcgagttttacatttagaaaataaatatcatcgagtatcacaaaacaatttcatagactggccagtcaaaacaatctccccactttctcaacaatcattcaatcacatcctctttccatagtgcgacgaaagtgtggccacactattcgcccacgaaaccggccgactagcaaggcggctcacgatcccacctgtgtacactagcctgatagggtttgcggccctactcagacccgaattcgtttaacatagccctatagcctaatggagcgcactcacaaactaggcatcaggcacaatctcaacatagccctatagcctaatggagcgaactcacaaactaggtaTCAGGcgacaatctcatcatcaaaacaaacatggcatgacataacaatttaaaccacccttattccaccataatcatactatTGAAAGTGTAAAAgcgtttagtaaaagaaagcccacctcgactacTTATTTCACAATCactttcttccccttggtatcacgtttcacttgcgatgattcacGTTTATCATTTAGttaatacataaatcaacacactttcaaattaaataaataagatgcatgcatcctatgtcTCCAATTACTTTCCTCATTTAAGATTACAAATTTTCCACGATTAGAGGCTAAGGTATTTTTGATTAATTTCGGCCGTTCATGtcccaacaaaaaaaaatattaaaacagGCCCAACCAATTAAAATAGTCCAACGAATTAAATAATTCGGCCTGCTTGCTGGCCTATACGTTAAATAAAAACTCCATTCTTTACAAACATAAGAGAGAAAGGATTTTAATAGCAAAGCGTGTACTCCTAGTTCAAGACACGTACACACTACTGCCATTCTACTTTTAAACCAAATACTCCATACTTAAAGGAAT
This genomic interval from Salvia splendens isolate huo1 chromosome 13, SspV2, whole genome shotgun sequence contains the following:
- the LOC121760576 gene encoding uncharacterized protein LOC121760576, which translates into the protein METTNAILHELGVEYFSILLDEARDISVKEQMALALKFFVSKGCVVERFLGIVHVKDTKASSLKAAIEVLFLRHNLSLSKARGSLVNLSIVFTPVIDVLQTIDDDNLGSHESTIFGIARKDQDIVNAMTLVEEAK